A window from Fragaria vesca subsp. vesca linkage group LG5, FraVesHawaii_1.0, whole genome shotgun sequence encodes these proteins:
- the LOC101313703 gene encoding disease resistance protein RPM1-like isoform 2, which translates to MAEGSVTYLLEKLAAFFENDDHLLGVIFGGVREEGVYLRGEFERMRAFLRTADVLQETDQEVEVWVKQVRDVAHEAEDILDAFTLLHEHDHGHGIYGSLRTLGCCIKNAKASYRIASELKAINSRIKNISEVHRRLRHKFIKAEQGPGADSGGNTWHDCRGDALLLDKSDLVGLDEPRNQLVGWLFKSSPGRKVVSLAGMGGMGKSTLAKQVYDDPEVKKYFEVCAWITVNRSFKSGELLKDMAQQLFKAIRRRVPQVVTSMDNNQLKTTIKELLQQRRYLIVLDDVWDLCEWHAIQNALPNNSCGSRIMLTTRNADVAATTRVLSDGKVYELKPLPPPESWDLFCRKAFRQNKCPPHLEDICKDILKKCEGLPLAIVAISGVLATKDIRRIDEWDMVGRSLGAEIEGNDKLKYLRKVLSLSFSDLPYFLKSCFLYLSIFPEGHLIERMRLIRLWVAEGFIEAKEGRTLEEVADDYLHELLNRSLMQVATTTPDGRVKKCRIHDLLREIIISKSRDQNFTTIVKEKSVPAQWSDKMRRLSIHNTLQTVQPNRLLNVLDLHSLPLKRFPVVVVDLYFLKYLSLRETKVKTVPKFIGKLQNLETLDLKHSNVSELPDEILKLQRLRHLLVYKHEFVSYEQFGSKNGFKVTPKIGVLRALQKLCLIEVNQDGGTIIRELGKLTQLRRLGLLKLRKADGKALCSSIEKLSNLRALSIASVEEDEIIDLQHLSSPPSLLQRLYMRGRLDALPHWIPSLPSLVRLSLKWSRLKDDPLISLRHIPNLVQLELCQVFVGDKLCFKADGFRKLKILSLDKCDELRRIDIEMGAMDCLEKLSIQRCKLLEKVPSGIEHLLKLKVLEFSEMPVDLMKTIRPDGKDNWRVSHIPEVYSTYWREGGWEVYSIDSMTDGEYCPLPSNVFSHELETRWKSWK; encoded by the exons ATGGCAGAAGGTTCAGTAACTTATCTGCTGGAGAAGCTTGCAGCCTTTTTCGAAAATGACGACCACTTGTTGGGAGTCATATTCGGAGGTGTTCGAGAAGAAGGGGTTTATCTTCGAGGGGAATTTGAAAGGATGCGAGCTTTTCTGAGGACTGCAGATGTATTGCAGGAAACTGATCAGGAAGTCGAAGTCTGGGTCAAGCAAGTCAGAGATGTTGCTCATGAAGCTGAAGATATTCTAGATGCATTCACTTTGCTGCATGAACATGATCATGGCCATGGAATCTATGGTTCTCTACGCACTCTGGGATGCTGTATCAAGAATGCAAAAGCTTCTTACCGAATTGCTTCTGAGTTAAAAGCCATCAACTCAAGAATCAAAAACATTTCTGAGGTTCATAGGAGACTCCGTCACAAATTCATCAAAGCTGAACAAGGTCCAGGAGCTGACAGTGGTGGGAATACATGGCACGACTGTCGGGGAGATGCCCTTCTTTTAGATAAATCAGATCTTGTGGGCCTTGATGAGCCAAGAAATCAACTGGTGGGGTGGCTGTTTAAAAGTAGTCCTGGGCGGAAAGTAGTTTCATTGGCTGGCATGGGGGGAATGGGGAAGTCCACCTTGGCAAAGCAAGTCTATGATGATCCAGAAGTGAAAAAATATTTCGAAGTGTGTGCATGGATCACTGTCAATCGATCCTTCAAATCTGGAGAACTTCTCAAAGACATGGCTCAACAACTCTTCAAAGCAATTAGGAGACGAGTTCCACAAGTAGTGACAAGCATGGACAACAATCAGTTGAAGACAACAATCAAGGAGTTGCTACAACAAAGGAGGTACCTGATTGTTTTGGATGATGTATGGGACCTGTGTGAATGGCATGCTATTCAAAATGCATTGCCTAACAACAGTTGTGGCAGCCGCATCATGCTCACTACAAGAAATGCAGACGTAGCCGCCACCACTCGTGTACTCTCTGATGGTAAGGTCTATGAGTTAAAGCCCTTGCCTCCTCCAGAGTCCTGGGATTTGTTCTGCAGAAAAGCATTTCGACAGAACAAATGCCCTCCTCACTTGGAGGACATATGTAAGGACATTTTAAAAAAATGCGAGGGTCTTCCCCTTGCGATTGTTGCAATCAGTGGTGTTTTGGCTACAAAAGATATAAGACGGATTGATGAGTGGGACATGGTCGGTCGCAGCCTTGGGGCAGAAATAGAGGGTAATGACAAGCTCAAGTATTTGAGAAAGGTTCTTTCACTCAGTTTTAGTGATTTGCCTTACTTCCTCAAATCGTGCTTCTTATACCTGAGCATCTTCCCTGAGGGTCATCTGATTGAGCGGATGAGGCTAATCCGGTTATGGGTAGCAGAGGGTTTCATTGAAGCAAAAGAAGGGAGAACACTGGAAGAAGTTGCAGATGACTATCTGCATGAACTCTTGAACAGGAGCCTAATGCAAGTGGCCACAACTACTCCTGATGGAAGGGTAAAAAAATGTCGGATCCATGATCTTTTGCGGGAGATCATCATCTCCAAGTCAAGAGATCAGAACTTCACAACAATTGTGAAAGAAAAAAGTGTGCCTGCACAATGGTCTGATAAAATGCGACGCCTATCTATACATAACACATTGCAAACTGTGCAGCCAAACAG GCTGCTAAATGTGTTAGACTTGCATAGTTTGCCTTTAAAGAGATTTCCAGTTGTAGTTGTGGACTTATACTTCTTGAAATATCTTAGCTTGAGGGAAACCAAGGTGAAAACTGTTCCAAAATTTATTGGGAAGCTTCAAAATCTTGAAACTCTAGATCTTAAGCATTCCAATGTCAGTGAACTCCCTGATGAGATCCTCAAGCTTCAACGCCTACGCCATCTTCTAGTATATAAGCATGAATTTGTATCATATGAACAATTCGGCTCAAAGAATGGTTTTAAGGTTACCCCAAAAATAGGTGTTCTGCGAGCATTACAAAAGCTCTGTTTAATAGAGGTAAACCAAGATGGTGGCACGATTATTAGAGAGCTAGGGAAGCTAACTCAACTGCGGAGGTTAGGTCTTTTAAAATTGAGAAAGGCAGATGGAAAGGCTCTATGTTCATCCATTGAAAAGCTGAGTAATCTTCGTGCGCTATCCATAGCTTCAGTGGAAGAAGATGAGATAATTGACCTTCAACACCTTTCTTCTCCTCCTTCGTTGCTTCAGCGGCTCTACATGAGAGGACGTTTGGATGCATTACCCCATTGGATTCCTTCTCTTCCAAGCCTAGTCAGATTGTCTCTAAAATGGAGTAGGCTAAAGGATGATCCACTCATTTCTCTACGACATATTCCCAATCTTGTTCAACTTGAATTATGTCAAGTATTTGTCGGAGACAAATTGTGTTTCAAGGCTGATGGGTTTAGAAAGCTGAAGATCTTAAGCCTGGACAAATGTGATGAACTTAGGCGCATAGACATTGAGATGGGTGCAATGGATTGTCTTGAAAAGCTCAGCATCCAGCGGTGTAAGCTTCTGGAGAAGGTGCCATCAGGGATTGAGCATCTGCTTAAGTTAAAAGTTCTCGAGTTCTCTGAGATGCCAGTGGATTTGATGAAGACTATTCGTCCAGATGGAAAAGATAACTGGAGAGTCTCGCATATCCCTGAGGTTTACTCAACCTACTGGAGAGAAGGAGGATGGGAGGTGTATTCCATAGACAGCATGACTGACGGGGAGTACTGTCCACTGCCCAGCAATGTCTTCAGCCACGAACTCGAAACTAGATGGAAAAGTTGGAAGTAA
- the LOC101313703 gene encoding disease resistance protein RPM1-like isoform 1, whose amino-acid sequence MAEGSVTYLLEKLAAFFENDDHLLGVIFGGVREEGVYLRGEFERMRAFLRTADVLQETDQEVEVWVKQVRDVAHEAEDILDAFTLLHEHDHGHGIYGSLRTLGCCIKNAKASYRIASELKAINSRIKNISEVHRRLRHKFIKAEQGPGADSGGNTWHDCRGDALLLDKSDLVGLDEPRNQLVGWLFKSSPGRKVVSLAGMGGMGKSTLAKQVYDDPEVKKYFEVCAWITVNRSFKSGELLKDMAQQLFKAIRRRVPQVVTSMDNNQLKTTIKELLQQRRYLIVLDDVWDLCEWHAIQNALPNNSCGSRIMLTTRNADVAATTRVLSDGKVYELKPLPPPESWDLFCRKAFRQNKCPPHLEDICKDILKKCEGLPLAIVAISGVLATKDIRRIDEWDMVGRSLGAEIEGNDKLKYLRKVLSLSFSDLPYFLKSCFLYLSIFPEGHLIERMRLIRLWVAEGFIEAKEGRTLEEVADDYLHELLNRSLMQVATTTPDGRVKKCRIHDLLREIIISKSRDQNFTTIVKEKSVPAQWSDKMRRLSIHNTLQTVQPNRSVSQLRSLFIFGVSRKPSIAALFPNGFRLLNVLDLHSLPLKRFPVVVVDLYFLKYLSLRETKVKTVPKFIGKLQNLETLDLKHSNVSELPDEILKLQRLRHLLVYKHEFVSYEQFGSKNGFKVTPKIGVLRALQKLCLIEVNQDGGTIIRELGKLTQLRRLGLLKLRKADGKALCSSIEKLSNLRALSIASVEEDEIIDLQHLSSPPSLLQRLYMRGRLDALPHWIPSLPSLVRLSLKWSRLKDDPLISLRHIPNLVQLELCQVFVGDKLCFKADGFRKLKILSLDKCDELRRIDIEMGAMDCLEKLSIQRCKLLEKVPSGIEHLLKLKVLEFSEMPVDLMKTIRPDGKDNWRVSHIPEVYSTYWREGGWEVYSIDSMTDGEYCPLPSNVFSHELETRWKSWK is encoded by the coding sequence ATGGCAGAAGGTTCAGTAACTTATCTGCTGGAGAAGCTTGCAGCCTTTTTCGAAAATGACGACCACTTGTTGGGAGTCATATTCGGAGGTGTTCGAGAAGAAGGGGTTTATCTTCGAGGGGAATTTGAAAGGATGCGAGCTTTTCTGAGGACTGCAGATGTATTGCAGGAAACTGATCAGGAAGTCGAAGTCTGGGTCAAGCAAGTCAGAGATGTTGCTCATGAAGCTGAAGATATTCTAGATGCATTCACTTTGCTGCATGAACATGATCATGGCCATGGAATCTATGGTTCTCTACGCACTCTGGGATGCTGTATCAAGAATGCAAAAGCTTCTTACCGAATTGCTTCTGAGTTAAAAGCCATCAACTCAAGAATCAAAAACATTTCTGAGGTTCATAGGAGACTCCGTCACAAATTCATCAAAGCTGAACAAGGTCCAGGAGCTGACAGTGGTGGGAATACATGGCACGACTGTCGGGGAGATGCCCTTCTTTTAGATAAATCAGATCTTGTGGGCCTTGATGAGCCAAGAAATCAACTGGTGGGGTGGCTGTTTAAAAGTAGTCCTGGGCGGAAAGTAGTTTCATTGGCTGGCATGGGGGGAATGGGGAAGTCCACCTTGGCAAAGCAAGTCTATGATGATCCAGAAGTGAAAAAATATTTCGAAGTGTGTGCATGGATCACTGTCAATCGATCCTTCAAATCTGGAGAACTTCTCAAAGACATGGCTCAACAACTCTTCAAAGCAATTAGGAGACGAGTTCCACAAGTAGTGACAAGCATGGACAACAATCAGTTGAAGACAACAATCAAGGAGTTGCTACAACAAAGGAGGTACCTGATTGTTTTGGATGATGTATGGGACCTGTGTGAATGGCATGCTATTCAAAATGCATTGCCTAACAACAGTTGTGGCAGCCGCATCATGCTCACTACAAGAAATGCAGACGTAGCCGCCACCACTCGTGTACTCTCTGATGGTAAGGTCTATGAGTTAAAGCCCTTGCCTCCTCCAGAGTCCTGGGATTTGTTCTGCAGAAAAGCATTTCGACAGAACAAATGCCCTCCTCACTTGGAGGACATATGTAAGGACATTTTAAAAAAATGCGAGGGTCTTCCCCTTGCGATTGTTGCAATCAGTGGTGTTTTGGCTACAAAAGATATAAGACGGATTGATGAGTGGGACATGGTCGGTCGCAGCCTTGGGGCAGAAATAGAGGGTAATGACAAGCTCAAGTATTTGAGAAAGGTTCTTTCACTCAGTTTTAGTGATTTGCCTTACTTCCTCAAATCGTGCTTCTTATACCTGAGCATCTTCCCTGAGGGTCATCTGATTGAGCGGATGAGGCTAATCCGGTTATGGGTAGCAGAGGGTTTCATTGAAGCAAAAGAAGGGAGAACACTGGAAGAAGTTGCAGATGACTATCTGCATGAACTCTTGAACAGGAGCCTAATGCAAGTGGCCACAACTACTCCTGATGGAAGGGTAAAAAAATGTCGGATCCATGATCTTTTGCGGGAGATCATCATCTCCAAGTCAAGAGATCAGAACTTCACAACAATTGTGAAAGAAAAAAGTGTGCCTGCACAATGGTCTGATAAAATGCGACGCCTATCTATACATAACACATTGCAAACTGTGCAGCCAAACAGGTCAGTTTCTCAATTACGTTCCTTATTCATCTTTGGAGTCAGTAGAAAGCCTTCCATCGCTGCATTATTCCCCAACGGTTTTAGGCTGCTAAATGTGTTAGACTTGCATAGTTTGCCTTTAAAGAGATTTCCAGTTGTAGTTGTGGACTTATACTTCTTGAAATATCTTAGCTTGAGGGAAACCAAGGTGAAAACTGTTCCAAAATTTATTGGGAAGCTTCAAAATCTTGAAACTCTAGATCTTAAGCATTCCAATGTCAGTGAACTCCCTGATGAGATCCTCAAGCTTCAACGCCTACGCCATCTTCTAGTATATAAGCATGAATTTGTATCATATGAACAATTCGGCTCAAAGAATGGTTTTAAGGTTACCCCAAAAATAGGTGTTCTGCGAGCATTACAAAAGCTCTGTTTAATAGAGGTAAACCAAGATGGTGGCACGATTATTAGAGAGCTAGGGAAGCTAACTCAACTGCGGAGGTTAGGTCTTTTAAAATTGAGAAAGGCAGATGGAAAGGCTCTATGTTCATCCATTGAAAAGCTGAGTAATCTTCGTGCGCTATCCATAGCTTCAGTGGAAGAAGATGAGATAATTGACCTTCAACACCTTTCTTCTCCTCCTTCGTTGCTTCAGCGGCTCTACATGAGAGGACGTTTGGATGCATTACCCCATTGGATTCCTTCTCTTCCAAGCCTAGTCAGATTGTCTCTAAAATGGAGTAGGCTAAAGGATGATCCACTCATTTCTCTACGACATATTCCCAATCTTGTTCAACTTGAATTATGTCAAGTATTTGTCGGAGACAAATTGTGTTTCAAGGCTGATGGGTTTAGAAAGCTGAAGATCTTAAGCCTGGACAAATGTGATGAACTTAGGCGCATAGACATTGAGATGGGTGCAATGGATTGTCTTGAAAAGCTCAGCATCCAGCGGTGTAAGCTTCTGGAGAAGGTGCCATCAGGGATTGAGCATCTGCTTAAGTTAAAAGTTCTCGAGTTCTCTGAGATGCCAGTGGATTTGATGAAGACTATTCGTCCAGATGGAAAAGATAACTGGAGAGTCTCGCATATCCCTGAGGTTTACTCAACCTACTGGAGAGAAGGAGGATGGGAGGTGTATTCCATAGACAGCATGACTGACGGGGAGTACTGTCCACTGCCCAGCAATGTCTTCAGCCACGAACTCGAAACTAGATGGAAAAGTTGGAAGTAA
- the LOC101314575 gene encoding disease resistance protein RPM1-like, whose product MAESSVNFLLEKLGTIFKNEVQLLGVLLGGVQEEANNLQGEFERMRAFLRTADALQETDEEVKVWVRQVRDIAHEAEDILDEFTLLLGHDHGDGIYGSLCRLSCCIKNAKACYRIASQLQAINSRVKNISEVHKRLQHKFIKAEQGLGFDSVEDTWQDHRGDALLLDNSDLVGIHKPKNQLVGWLCKDTSGRIVVSLAGMGGIGKTTLAKQVYDDPEVEKHFEVRAWVTVNRSIKSGELLKDMVQQLSKVIRRRVPGVVANMDNSQLKATIKELLQERRYLIVLDDIWHLYEWDTIQLALPNNGCGSRIMLTTRNAEVASITRILSDGKTFVIKPVTPAESWDLFCRKVFQLNKCPPHLQDICKDILSRCEGLPLAIVTIGRVLATKDERRIDEWEMVARSLGAEIEGNDKLKYLKMVLLLSFNDLPYFLKSCFLYLSIFPEGHLIERMRLIRLWVAEGLVEAKEGRTLEEVADDYLHELLNRSLIQVAETSSDGRIKTCRIHGFLHEIIISKSRDQNFTTVVKEKSVPVQWSDKIRRLSMHNSVQYVQKNRLLNVLDLQNASLNVFPVDVFNLFFLKYLSLKGTKVKTIPRFIGKLQNLQTLNLKHSLVTELPFEILKLKHLRHLLVYRYKSGPYMDFHTKYGFKVLAKIGALTSLQKLCFIKANEDGGAILRELGNLVQLRRLGIVQMRKEDGKVLCSSIEKLNKLCALSITSVEEDEIIDLQHLCSPPLLQRLYLLGRLETIPRWIPSLHSLVRLYLKWSRLKDDPLVFLQYLPNLLHLELSRAFEGDTLCFEAGGFKKLKHLGIAEFEGLKCIQVQLGAMPSVKKLIIKRCKLLQKVPSGIEHLSKLKVLEFVDMPETLIETLRPHEKDNDYWKVAHITVVCFTYWTECGWVVYPLEGFSEVEKLSP is encoded by the exons ATGGCAGAGAGTTCAGTTAATTTTCTGCTAGAGAAACTTGGAACCATTTTCAAAAATGAGGTACAGCTGTTGGGAGTATTGTTGGGAGGGGTCCAAGAAGAAGCGAATAATCTTCAAGGAGAGTTCGAAAGAATGAGGGCCTTCCTGAGAACTGCAGATGCATTGCAGGAAACCGATGAGGAAGTCAAAGTTTGGGTTAGGCAAGTCAGAGATATTGCTCATGAAGCTGAAGACATTCTAGATGAGTTCACTTTGCTCCTCGGACATGATCATGGGGATGGAATCTATGGTTCTCTATGCAGATTGAGTTGCTGTATCAAGAATGCAAAAGCTTGTTATCGTATTGCTTCCCAATTACAAGCCATCAACTCCAGAGTCAAGAACATTTCAGAGGTTCATAAGAGACTCCAACACAAATTCATCAAAGCCGAACAAGGTCTGGGATTTGACAGTGTGGAAGATACATGGCAAGACCATCGAGGAGATGCCCTTCTTCTAGATAATTCTGATCTTGTTGGCATTCATAAGCCCAAAAATCAGTTGGTGGGGTGGCTGTGTAAAGACACTTCTGGGCGCATAGTGGTTTCCTTGGCTGGAATGGGAGGAATAGGGAAAACCACCTTGGCAAAACAAGTATATGATGATCCAGAAGTGGAAAAACATTTTGAAGTGCGTGCATGGGTCACTGTCAATCGATCCATCAAATCTGGAGAGCTTCTCAAAGACATGGTTCAACAACTCTCCAAAGTAATCAGGAGAAGAGTTCCAGGAGTAGTCGCAAACATGGACAATAGTCAACTGAAGGCAACAATCAAGGAGCTGCTACAGGAAAGGAGGTATCTGATTGTCTTAGATGATATATGGCACCTATACGAATGGGATACTATTCAACTTGCACTGCCTAACAACGGTTGTGGAAGCCGAATCATGCTCACTACAAGAAATGCAGAAGTAGCCTCTATTACTCGCATACTCTCTGATGGTAAGACCTTTGTAATAAAGCCCGTAACTCCAGCAGAGTCTTGGGATCTCTTTTGCAGAAAGGTATTTCAACTGAACAAATGCCCTCCTCACTTGCAGGATATTTGCAAGGACATTTTAAGTAGGTGTGAGGGGCTTCCACTTGCGATTGTCACAATTGGTAGAGTTTTGGCTACAAAAGATGAAAGACGGATTGATGAGTGGGAAATGGTAGCCCGCAGCCTTGGGGCAGAAATTGAGGGTAATGACAAGCTGAAGTATTTAAAGATGGTTCTTTTACTCAGCTTTAATGATTTGCCATACTTCCTCAAATCCTGCTTCTTGTACCTGAGCATCTTTCCTGAGGGTCATTTGATCGAACGAATGAGGCTAATCCGGTTGTGGGTAGCAGAGGGGTTAGTTGAAGCAAAAGAGGGGAGAACACTGGAAGAAGTAGCAGATGATTATCTCCATGAACTCTTGAACAGAAGCCTAATACAAGTGGCTGAAACTAGTTCTGATGGAAGGATCAAAACATGTCGGATCCATGGGTTTTTACATGAGATCATCATCTCAAAGTCAAGAGATCAGAACTTCACCACAGTTGTGAAAGAAAAGAGTGTGCCTGTGCAATGGTCTGATAAAATCCGCCGCCTATCAATGCATAACTCAGTGCAATATGTACAGAAAAACAG ACTTCTTAATGTCTTGGACTTGCAAAATGCCTCTCTAAATGTTTTCCCCGTTGATGTTTTCAACCTTTTCTTCTTGAAGTACCTGAGTTTGAAAGGTACCAAGGTGAAAACCATACCAAGGTTCATTGGGAAGCTTCAGAACCTGCAGACCTTGAATCTTAAACATTCTCTGGTTACCGAACTCCCTTTTGAAATCTTGAAGCTCAAACATCTACGTCATCTCCTGGTATATCGTTACAAATCTGGCCCTTATATGGACTTTCACACAAAATATGGTTTCAAGGTACTTGCGAAAATCGGGGCTTTGACATCCCTTCAAAAGCTCTGTTTCATCAAGGCAAACGAAGATGGTGGTGCCATATTAAGAGAGCTGGGGAACCTAGTTCAGCTGAGAAGGTTAGGCATTGTACAGATGAGGAAAGAAGATGGAAAAGTTCTTTGCTCATCGATTGAAAAGCTGAACAAACTTTGTGCGTTGTCCATAACTTCAGTAGAAGAGGATGAGATCATTGATCTGCAGCATCTTTGTTCTCCTCCTCTACTGCAGCGCCTCTACTTGCTAGGACGGTTGGAGACAATACCTCGCTGGATTCCTTCTCTGCATAGCCTTGTCAGGTTATATCTGAAATGGAGCAGGTTGAAGGATGATCCGCTTGTATTCCTTCAATATTTGCCCAATCTGCTACACCTCGAACTATCTCGTGCGTTTGAAGGAGACACATTATGCTTTGAAGCTGGAGGGTTTAAGAAGCTCAAACATTTGGGTATCGCCGAATTTGAGGGGCTTAAATGTATACAGGTCCAGTTGGGAGCAATGCCTTCAGTGAAAAAGCTAATTATCAAGCGCTGCAAATTATTGCAGAAGGTCCCATCAGGCATTGAACACCTGAGCAAGTTGAAGGTTCTTGAATTTGTTGATATGCCAGAAACATTAATCGAAACACTACGTCCACACGAGAAAGACAATGACTATTGGAAAGTCGCACACATCACGGTTGTCTGTTTCACCTACTGGACAGAGTGTGGATGGGTGGTCTATCCTCTAGAGGGTTTTAGTGAAGTAGAAAAACTTTCCCCATGA